One region of Salvia miltiorrhiza cultivar Shanhuang (shh) chromosome 3, IMPLAD_Smil_shh, whole genome shotgun sequence genomic DNA includes:
- the LOC131016979 gene encoding uncharacterized protein LOC131016979, with product MAAYAAIVSLMNTINQIEHHPSPPISIDKQQVESLTQIVTFLQEFLESYKSPVADGDEADPLEMRIADAAHAVEDVIESHIVNVIKLGRSSPNEEFLQGYVVDAAHGDEEVNSREEVVEENCGKV from the exons ATGGCAGCCTATGCAGCCATAGTTTCTCTTATGAATACCATCAATCAGATCGAGCACCACCCTTCCCCTCCAATTTCTATCGACAAACAACAAGTTGAATCTCTCACTCAAATTGTTACCTTTTTGCAGGAATTTCTTGAAAGTTATAAGTCCCCTGTTGCCGACGGAGATGAAGCTGATCCGCTGGAGATGCGTATCGCAGATGCAGCTCATGCTGTTGAAGATGTTATCGAATCACATATTGTGAACGTGATTAAACTGGGTAGATCTAGTCCCAATGAA GAATTTCTCCAAGGCTATGTTGTAGATGCAGCTCATGGGGATGAAGAAGTGAATTCTAGAGAGGAAGTCGTAGAAGAAAATTGTGGAAAAGTGTAA
- the LOC131016794 gene encoding putative late blight resistance protein homolog R1A-3 translates to MAYAALVSLTNTIDQFLNSNLHSISVEEKQQITSLLEYVTPFQDFLDKFPDKFKILEERMRKVANEAEDILEYLVLEKVFLSSDEEPESHKLDWGTVIKDTSLKYKKMLKECGQDFLGDEATDNNSLKGRIRNIVIEGQKINSFLKWERNHIRFRDKWRFLPAEFAMFKSRLHFINHLKKMGSEIDSIMAEATAVKNNKSDKAASSSGLAPPDRVSDDEKQEEEETEYYRSSKHELQMERVMGEIALIAAQVKEIKDSSSSKDVERGGDDISAAPSSSSTDPSIHKDSMVGFEDYVLDVKDRLCGEPSRLQVIPICGMGGIGKTTLARNVYDDPLTVGHFVIRVWVTISQDYSAQRILSSLLESLKEYNTGRLGQSDDEKVHKILMGRRYLVVMDDMWSGEAWDLVRRVFPDDGNGSRVVLTTRLFEVASYPDPSNRLHEISLLNAEQSWNLLKHKVFADEECPSNLETIGEEIATSCKGLPLAIVVIAGLLSTVSKNPSSWQEIAEKVKSAKTTEHDQIEEILSLSYVELPQYLRPCFLYMATFPEDDEIHAKKLIRLWVAEGFVKYPSNSESFEKVGEECLDELMKRNLVLVKKRKSDNRIKSCSLHDLMRDLCIRKAHESQFFLNLMDKNVEKEHFEERIKNQRRVSLDSSHLRYLSDDDDSTIHSIRCSKYRLVKLNFVKGVRLLRVLDTVPADVESSPSVHQLCELFHLRYLSIKYMESIPTGLSMLKNLQTLIIDRERREKFLVGVVCNLVLGWDTPQLRHVHFHGTIFFEDPNETTLSLESLQTLSHVSHSSCTKRILKKIPNLKKLKIDCSWGHHEDAACLNDLVHLHQLENLEVYAGGKFGSRPKHYKISYPSMLKKLSLIDLSLPWSHMIVVGSLPNLQVLKLKSCTWVDGDTWETIEGAFPALEVLLIGGSGLENWITESSHFPKLKRLLLRSCWDLNGIPKDIGDISTLELIEVTGKVKESLMESVELIREEQEEYGNNIQVVCSAKS, encoded by the coding sequence ATGGCCTATGCTGCTCTTGTCTCCCTCACAAACACCATAGACCAATTCCTAAACAGCAATCTACATTCCATCTCTgttgaagaaaaacaacaaattaCATCTCTCCTTGAGTATGTTACTCCCTTCCAAGACTTCCTCGACAAATTTCCAGACAAGTTCAAGATTTTGGAAGAGCGAATGAGGAAAGTGGCAAATGAAGCAGAAGATATCTTAGAATATCTTGTGCTGGAAAAGGTTTTCTTGTCTTCTGATGAAGAGCCCGAGTCCCATAAACTCGACTGGGGCACTGTCATCAAGGATACTAGTTTGAAGTACAAAAAAATGTTGAAGGAGTGTGGCCAAGATTTTCTTGGCGACGAAGCTACAGACAACAACAGTTTGAAAGGCCGAATTCGCAACATAGTAATTGAAGGACAAAAAATCAACAGCTTCTTAAAGTGGGAGAGAAATCACATTCGTTTCAGAGACAAGTGGAGATTTTTACCAGCCGAGTTCGCTATGTTCAAGTCCAGACTCCACTTCATAAACCACTTGAAAAAGATGGGAAGCGAAATTGACTCGATCATGGCGGAGGCAACTGCCGTGAAGAATAACAAGAGCGACAAGGCTGCTTCCTCATCTGGACTTGCACCGCCGGACAGGGTTAGTGATGATGAGAAGCAGGAGGAAGAGGAGACTGAATACTATCGAAGTTCAAAACACGAACTCCAGATGGAAAGGGTGATGGGGGAGATTGCTTTGATTGCTGCACAAGTGAAGGAAATCAAGGATAGCTCCAGCAGCAAAGACGTTGAACGCGGTGGTGATGATATTTCTGCTGCTCCTAGTTCATCATCAACTGATCCATCCATCCACAAAGATTCCATGGTTGGTTTTGAAGATTATGTGTTAGACGTGAAGGATCGCCTCTGTGGAGAGCCATCCCGACTCCAAGTCATCCCAATCTGTGGTATGGGTGGCATCGGCAAAACTACTCTTGCCAGGAACGTTTATGATGATCCATTAACGGTGGGCCATTTTGTGATTCGTGTTTGGGTCACAATATCACAAGATTACAGTGCACAGAGAATTCTTTCTAGCCTTCTGGAGTCCTTGAAAGAATACAACACTGGTAGATTGGGACAAAGTGATGATGAAAAAGTGCACAAAATTTTAATGGGGAGGAGATATTTAGTTGtgatggatgatatgtggagtggTGAGGCATGGGATCTTGTTAGAAGGGTATTTCCTGATGATGGCAACGGAAGCCGTGTTGTGCTAACCACGAGGTTGTTTGAGGTGGCTTCTTATCCGGATCCTTCGAACAGGCTTCATGAGATAAGCCTGTTgaatgcagagcagagctggaatttgTTGAAGCATAAGGTGTTTGCAGATGAAGAATGTCCTTCCAATTTAGAAACTATTGGGGAGGAGATTGCGACAAGCTGCAAAGGATTGCCCCTCGCGATTGTGGTGATTGCGGGGCTTCTATCCACAGTTAGTAAGAATCCATCTTCATGGCAGGAGATTGCAGAAAAGGTGAAGTCTGCAAAAACTACAGAGCATGACCAAATCGAGGAGATACTATCTTTGAGCTATGTCGAATTACCTCAATATTTGAGGCCATGTTTCTTGTACATGGCTACCTTTCCGGAAGATGATGAGATCCATGCAAAGAAACTTATCAGATTATGGGTAGCTGAGGGCTTTGTGAAATATCCAAGCAACTCTGAAAGCTTTGAAAAGGTGGGAGAAGAGTGTTTAGATGAACTCATGAAGAGAAAtcttgttttggtcaaaaaGAGGAAGTCTGATAACAGAATCAAAAGCTGCAGCCTCCATGATCTGATGAGGGACTTGTGCATAAGAAAAGCGCATGAAAGTCAGTTTTTCTTGAATCTGATGGATAAGAATGTTGAAAAGGAACATTTTGAAGAAAGGATAAAGAATCAGCGCCGCGTAAGCCTTGATTCTTCTCATCTAAGATACCTTTCAGACGATGATGATTCAACCATTCATTCCATCAGATGCTCGAAATATCGTTTAGTGAAACTGAACTTTGTCAAGGGTGTGAGGTTGCTGAGGGTGTTGGATACGGTACCTGCTGACGTGGAGAGCTCACCATCAGTGCATCAACTATGTGAGTTATTTCATTTAAGATATCTTTCTATTAAGTATATGGAATCTATTCCTACGGGATTATCGATGCTTAAGAATCTGCAAACCTTAATCATTGATAGAGAAAGGCGAGAAAAATTCTTAGTTGGAGTAGTTTGTAATCTTGTGTTGGGTTGGGACACGCCACAATTAAGACATGTTCACTTTCACGGGACAATCTTTTTTGAGGATCCAAATGAAAcaactctctctctagaaagcCTACAAACACTTTCCCATGTATCGCATTCGAGTTGCACTAAAAGGATCTTGAAGAAGATCCCAAACCTTAAAAAGTTGAAGATTGATTGTTCTTGGGGTCATCATGAAGATGCAGCTTGTTTGAATGATCTGGTACATCTACACCAGCTCGAGAATTTGGAAGTATATGCTGGTGGAAAGTTTGGATCTCGGCCAAAGCACTACAAGATTTCTTATCCTAGCATGCTGAAAAAGTTGagtttgattgatttgagcCTTCCTTGGAGCCACATGATTGTTGTTGGTTCATTGCCAAATCTACAAGTACTTAAACTAAAAAGTTGTACCTGGGTCGATGGTGATACATGGGAAACAATCGAAGGAGCATTCCCAGCGTTGGAAGTTCTTCTAATTGGAGGTTCAGGGTTGGAGAATTGGATAACTGAAAGTAGTCATTTCCCCAAACTCAAACGGCTACTGCTTCGTTCTTGTTGGGATCTCAATGGGATTCCAAAAGATATTGGAGACATTTCAACTCTTGAACTCATTGAGGTTACTGGAAAAGTGAAAGAGTCTCTAATGGAGTCGGTTGAATTGATACGAGAGGAGCAAGAAGAATATGGAAACAACATTCAAGTTGTCTGCAGTGCTAAGTCCTAA
- the LOC131015785 gene encoding uncharacterized protein LOC131015785 gives MLACGNYNGVIGFAKAKAPAVPLALQKAYEKCFQNLHYVERHEDHTIAHAIQTSYKKTKVYLWPAPTQSGMKAGKTVELILNLAGYRNVKSKVVGSRNPHNTVKALFKALNAIETPKDVQEKFGRTMVESYLLR, from the exons ATGTTAGCTTGTGGGAACTACAATGGTGTTATTGGTTTTGCTAAAGCAAAGGCTCCTGCAGTTCCGCTTGCTCTTCAAAAG GCATATGAGAAGTGCTTTCAGAATCTGCATTATGTAGAGCGGCATGAGGATCATACAATTGCACATGCAATTCAGACATCGTATAAAAAGACTAAG GTGTATCTTTGGCCAGCTCCTACACAATCAGGGATGAAGGCAGGCAAAACTGTGGAGTTGATTCTTAACTTAGCTGGTTACAGGAATGTGAAATCAAAG GTTGTTGGTTCAAGGAATCCCCACAACACTGTGAAGGCTCTCTTCAAGGCATTAAATGCG ATTGAAACTCCCAAAGATGTTCAGGAAAAGTTTGGCCGAACTATGGTTGAATCATATCTACTGCGATAG